In Candidatus Campbellbacteria bacterium, the following are encoded in one genomic region:
- the rpsJ gene encoding 30S ribosomal protein S10 produces the protein MAESTKTKKETKEGAKKGANPEGVERLRIKVQAYESKILDNSVRQIIDTAVRYDAKVRGPVPLPTNTKKYTVNRSSFVHKDSREQYEMRTHRRLIDILEPSGKVIEALTNLSLPSGISIDVKMI, from the coding sequence ATGGCAGAGTCAACCAAAACAAAAAAGGAAACCAAAGAAGGAGCAAAAAAAGGAGCTAATCCGGAAGGCGTGGAGCGATTGCGGATCAAAGTACAAGCGTACGAATCCAAAATTCTTGATAATTCGGTCCGCCAGATAATCGATACCGCGGTACGTTACGACGCAAAAGTTCGCGGTCCGGTTCCTCTGCCTACCAACACCAAGAAGTACACGGTCAATCGTTCTTCGTTCGTACACAAAGACTCGCGTGAGCAATATGAAATGCGAACGCACCGCCGACTTATTGACATTCTCGAGCCGTCGGGTAAGGTGATCGAAGCATTGACGAATCTTTCGCTCCCGTCTGGTATTTCCATCGACGTAAAGATGATCTAG
- the rplC gene encoding 50S ribosomal protein L3, translated as MMKFILGTKENMTQLFLESGSMTPVTVIKAEPAVVTRIREKDRDGYVAVQIGSGEKKEKNISKPEKGQFKGLGNFRYLREFRLPESEEVAVKEGDSVSLDQFETGDKVRLTGVSKGKGFQGVVKRHKFAGGPRSHGQKHSEREAGSIGATGPQRVLKGTKMPGRMGSDTITVKKASVVKVDTDNNLIYVKGAVPGRKGTLIKITA; from the coding sequence ATAATGAAATTTATCCTAGGAACAAAAGAAAATATGACTCAGCTCTTTCTCGAGAGTGGGAGCATGACACCTGTTACGGTCATCAAAGCTGAGCCGGCGGTGGTTACTCGCATTCGTGAGAAAGATCGAGACGGGTATGTAGCCGTGCAGATCGGCTCAGGAGAGAAAAAAGAAAAGAACATCTCCAAGCCGGAAAAGGGTCAATTCAAAGGGTTGGGTAACTTTCGTTATTTAAGGGAGTTTAGACTGCCCGAGTCGGAGGAAGTAGCGGTAAAAGAAGGTGATAGTGTTTCACTGGATCAGTTTGAGACCGGTGACAAGGTTCGTCTCACCGGAGTTAGCAAAGGTAAGGGCTTCCAAGGAGTTGTGAAGCGACACAAATTTGCCGGTGGACCTCGAAGTCACGGTCAAAAGCACTCGGAACGAGAAGCGGGATCTATCGGAGCAACCGGTCCACAGCGCGTACTCAAGGGTACCAAAATGCCCGGACGAATGGGATCTGACACGATCACCGTTAAGAAAGCTTCGGTTGTGAAAGTTGACACGGATAATAATTTGATTTATGTAAAGGGAGCCGTCCCCGGACGCAAGGGAACCCTTATTAAGATAACTGCATAG
- the rplD gene encoding 50S ribosomal protein L4, whose translation MKADIYTAKGEKKGSATLPEEIFGLPWNADLVHQVVTSIQSNRRTPVAHAKGRNEVRGGGAKPWRQKGTGNARHGSIRSPLWIGGGVTHGPLKGKDYTKKINKKMRSKALFTILSRKLVDGEIVFLESLSELDSEGKTKEAKNIVDTLSKVKGLEGISRKKGNAALIALGDASAEIKRSFKNIPTVSAHEVENLSALDVLNYKYIVITDPERSIEFLKSKNN comes from the coding sequence ATGAAAGCGGATATTTATACAGCCAAAGGAGAAAAGAAAGGTAGCGCGACTTTACCAGAAGAGATCTTCGGACTTCCTTGGAACGCCGATTTGGTGCACCAGGTAGTTACTTCCATACAGTCAAACAGACGCACTCCCGTAGCACACGCCAAAGGAAGAAATGAAGTCCGAGGTGGTGGAGCCAAGCCTTGGCGCCAGAAAGGCACCGGAAACGCGCGACACGGTTCAATCCGTAGCCCTCTTTGGATAGGCGGTGGGGTTACACACGGCCCGCTAAAGGGGAAGGACTACACAAAGAAGATCAATAAAAAGATGAGGTCGAAAGCTCTCTTTACCATTCTCTCGAGGAAGCTCGTCGATGGCGAGATCGTTTTTCTCGAGTCTTTGTCCGAGTTGGACTCAGAAGGAAAAACCAAAGAAGCAAAGAATATAGTGGATACATTGTCCAAGGTGAAAGGGTTAGAAGGAATTTCTCGGAAAAAAGGTAATGCTGCGCTCATAGCGTTGGGAGACGCGTCCGCTGAAATAAAGCGAAGCTTTAAGAACATTCCTACGGTAAGTGCCCACGAAGTAGAGAATCTGAGCGCGCTTGACGTGTTGAATTACAAGTATATAGTGATCACTGATCCTGAGAGATCTATAGAATTTCTCAAGAGTAAAAACAATTAA
- the rplW gene encoding 50S ribosomal protein L23 gives MPLFGRKAKTEEKDKSATEVDKTEASKSQSKDSAVLQPVLNSFNPGSVILRPHVTEKAAIATDDGVYVFVVAEDANKHKVREAVKQTYKKTPQKVRIARKADKQVRRRGGMGVKKGLKKAYVYMKEGETLDIL, from the coding sequence ATGCCTTTGTTTGGACGAAAAGCGAAAACTGAAGAAAAGGACAAGAGTGCGACAGAAGTAGACAAAACTGAGGCAAGTAAATCTCAGAGTAAGGATAGTGCTGTACTCCAGCCGGTCCTAAATTCTTTTAACCCAGGGTCGGTTATCCTCCGTCCTCACGTTACCGAAAAAGCGGCTATAGCCACCGACGACGGGGTATATGTTTTTGTGGTCGCTGAAGACGCGAACAAGCACAAAGTTCGTGAAGCCGTCAAGCAAACGTACAAAAAGACACCGCAAAAAGTAAGGATCGCCCGAAAAGCCGACAAGCAAGTACGTCGTCGTGGCGGAATGGGTGTCAAAAAGGGGCTGAAAAAGGCCTACGTGTATATGAAAGAAGGGGAAACGCTTGATATTCTTTAA
- the rplB gene encoding 50S ribosomal protein L2, which translates to MKSYKPTSPARRHMTVVSTGKVLSGAKPAKKLTKGYKRSVGRNHQGRLTSRHKGGGHKRKTREIDWIFDKHDIPAKIESLEYDPNRSGFIALVVYADGEKRYILAPKNVKVGQDLVVSKDAPIKAGNRTMLSRMPVGTFVYNIEIKPNQGGKLVRSAGNYAEVIAVEGDYVSLKMPSTEVRKVLGRNFATVGEVSNPEHRLRTVGKAGRSRHMGVRPTVRGSAMNAVDHPYGGGEGRAGRGMRRAKSKWGKPTGLGQKTRTPKKYSDRLIINKRKSKRRSK; encoded by the coding sequence ATGAAATCCTATAAACCAACCAGTCCAGCTCGCCGACATATGACCGTAGTTTCAACCGGGAAGGTTTTGAGTGGAGCCAAGCCCGCCAAGAAATTGACAAAAGGTTATAAGCGATCAGTTGGACGCAATCATCAAGGGCGATTAACTTCACGGCACAAAGGCGGTGGACACAAGAGAAAAACTCGCGAGATCGACTGGATTTTTGATAAGCACGACATTCCGGCAAAGATCGAGTCTTTGGAATATGATCCAAACAGAAGCGGATTTATTGCTCTAGTGGTTTACGCAGATGGAGAGAAGCGGTACATCCTGGCACCCAAAAACGTGAAGGTCGGCCAGGATCTTGTTGTCTCAAAGGATGCACCAATAAAGGCGGGCAACAGGACCATGCTTTCACGAATGCCGGTTGGTACTTTTGTCTACAATATAGAAATAAAGCCAAACCAGGGCGGCAAGTTGGTCCGTTCAGCGGGTAATTACGCCGAGGTCATAGCAGTAGAGGGTGATTACGTGAGTTTGAAAATGCCATCAACAGAGGTAAGAAAGGTATTGGGTCGCAACTTTGCCACCGTTGGAGAAGTTTCGAATCCGGAACATCGTTTGCGTACTGTTGGTAAGGCCGGTAGGTCGCGACATATGGGAGTTCGACCGACAGTTAGAGGTTCCGCTATGAATGCTGTCGATCACCCTTATGGTGGCGGTGAAGGAAGAGCCGGACGCGGAATGCGTCGAGCAAAATCCAAGTGGGGCAAGCCAACCGGTCTGGGGCAGAAAACGCGTACCCCTAAAAAGTATTCCGATAGATTGATCATAAACAAGAGAAAGTCTAAGAGGCGCTCAAAATAG
- the rpsS gene encoding 30S ribosomal protein S19, with product MTRSLKKGPYVDEKLLKKIEGKKPSDVKVVKTWARNSQISPEMVGFTFGVHNGKDHIEVLVTEEMVGHRLGEFAPTRKFYRHGGKMQKELEIKKREAEIAAAKAAKATE from the coding sequence ATGACACGATCACTTAAAAAAGGACCATATGTAGACGAAAAGCTCCTCAAGAAAATCGAGGGGAAGAAGCCGTCTGATGTCAAAGTAGTAAAAACTTGGGCTCGGAACTCTCAGATATCTCCGGAGATGGTAGGGTTTACATTTGGTGTACATAACGGGAAAGATCATATAGAAGTTCTCGTTACGGAAGAAATGGTCGGTCATAGACTTGGCGAATTCGCTCCAACGCGCAAATTCTACAGGCACGGAGGTAAGATGCAGAAAGAGCTTGAAATAAAGAAACGCGAAGCCGAGATCGCGGCCGCCAAAGCGGCTAAAGCCACGGAGTAA